The following nucleotide sequence is from Pseudobutyrivibrio ruminis HUN009.
ATTTAATATATGGATTTAATGAAAAACTATGAATCTTTTCGTTAATTAAGATTTATCACTTTAGTGCCACATTTATCGCAGAAAACACTGTCAAATCTAAGTTTTGCCCCACACTTTCTGCAAAAAAGCTTTTCTTCATTATTTTCCTTAAGCATTTCCCCCTTAACAGGAGCAGCTTCTTTATTATGAATAATATCAGAAACAGTCTGTTCATTATGCATTGCTTCTGTAAATGATTGGGACGCTGTACTATTAGCTTCTCCTTTTGGAGTATCAGGCAATTGCAACACTTTTCTGGTAACTGTTACTAACTTGATAACTCTATCGCCATCGGAACAATAATTCTGATGATTCTCCTTTAGCTTTTCAAATAGTTCATTTGTTAGATTATACTGCATTATAATTTGTATAATATCTTCAAAATCAATAAGGTTATCATTATTTAAAATATCATCATTTTTTATAGAAAGAACTTCAGAATATTGTTTAACCAGGATTGCAAATTGCTCGTGAGAAACTCCAGCAATTCGATAATTATCATAAAAGTCTTTTGTATTCTTTATTATTTTTTTCTCAGGCTTATTTAAGTGATAATATTTTGCATATGCGCCACATAATGCAAATGCTCCGAATGTAACTAAGATTGCACTTGGTGCTATGCCAAACGTATACAACATAATCTCACGCAAAATGTGACATCCTAGAAAAATCAAAAAACAAATTAAATACAACATATATTCCCCTCCCCCTAATTAGTTCCATTAAAATCTGTGGTTTCTCCACATCGTGTACAAAAATAACTATCATTAGGTAGCACTGCTCCACATTTTCGACAGTAACGAACAATAGTATTGCTGTGATTAATAGCCAAATTGTTGTCTTTGCTACTTAATCCCCGATAATAATGATAGTATAGAATGCATCCCATACTGCAAATAATAAAATTAATAATACCTGTTATTATACTGCTATGGTTTATCATTGCATACACATCACCAAGAATGAATTGCGCAAGCACGATGAACAAAACTATAAACGACCATTTTCTATTAATCAAAATCATAACTATTGGAAGAATATTTAATATAAGCATTACAATGCAAGTGAATACAGAAACAAATGCTGTATAGCTATCAATTTCATTATTATTGAAAATAATAATCGACAATATTATCCTTGCACTGTAATACACTGACATAATAGAAAAATAAATAATATATATAATGTCAATCGTTTTTTTCATTTTGAAACCTCATTAATATCATTCAACAATAATTATTACATCAAAAGTTTGCCGATTAACATCATTAGAAAAGGTAACCACTGTCATTCCAGAATGCATAGGTTCAACAATCATTTTTGTAGATTCATTCCAAGAATTTTGAGCAAAATCGACGTACGCTGCTGGTCCGAATGAATCATAATCTA
It contains:
- a CDS encoding zinc ribbon domain-containing protein gives rise to the protein MLYLICFLIFLGCHILREIMLYTFGIAPSAILVTFGAFALCGAYAKYYHLNKPEKKIIKNTKDFYDNYRIAGVSHEQFAILVKQYSEVLSIKNDDILNNDNLIDFEDIIQIIMQYNLTNELFEKLKENHQNYCSDGDRVIKLVTVTRKVLQLPDTPKGEANSTASQSFTEAMHNEQTVSDIIHNKEAAPVKGEMLKENNEEKLFCRKCGAKLRFDSVFCDKCGTKVINLN
- a CDS encoding zinc ribbon domain-containing protein, which codes for MKKTIDIIYIIYFSIMSVYYSARIILSIIIFNNNEIDSYTAFVSVFTCIVMLILNILPIVMILINRKWSFIVLFIVLAQFILGDVYAMINHSSIITGIINFIICSMGCILYYHYYRGLSSKDNNLAINHSNTIVRYCRKCGAVLPNDSYFCTRCGETTDFNGTN